In Mytilus trossulus isolate FHL-02 chromosome 6, PNRI_Mtr1.1.1.hap1, whole genome shotgun sequence, a single window of DNA contains:
- the LOC134720588 gene encoding uncharacterized protein LOC134720588: MWNTTLSYDYPLPMNDEQMIQDYVEQYNKNYDKFMNIENSLSRYLYVVFLLVGTIGNLSCVYGLSQYCRTAWSVCFYLVLSMMFGLIELYIYCGNLWFVSITDKNLTFEINILSNAVCKVYNFVTTVLLFFNSWVMVAISVETMITIVYPHRMYKMCTVERARSIVLLITVLVVCLNLHYFWTIGLSLPETNSDVDHRMCHNNYQPQLSDEITIIIPLLEFLLDNIIPFIMVTVFVCMTLVTMISKKKDVKFDLKKYIVDINTLIQLRKPTVIMLVWFALLKACHCTEQTIRFIQNRTTIGLIWEIKYIAMFNVTLTYFFISFKPLIFIVMCKQLRQDIKKGLCNITKCLCRWDSCGQSRYKSYITPETMSPTAGALMAVDKQSNGDLLPKIKCTNV; this comes from the coding sequence ATGTGGAACACTACTTTGTCATATGATTATCCATTACCTATGAATGATGAACAAATGATACAGGATTATGTGGAAcagtataataaaaattatgataagTTTATGAACATAGAGAATAGCCTCAGTAGgtatttatatgttgtgtttctACTTGTTGGAACAATTGGAAATCTTTCATGCGTGTATGGTCTTTCACAGTATTGTAGGACTGCGTGgtcagtttgtttttatctAGTGCTATCAATGATGTTTGGATTAatagaattgtatatttactgTGGAAACTTGTGGTTCGTGTCGATAACAGACAAGAATCTAACATTTGAGATTAACATCTTGTCTAATGCTGTGTGTAAAGTGTATAATTTTGTCACTACTGTTCTTCTTTTCTTCAACTCGTGGGTCATGGTGGCCATCTCCGTAGAAACAATGATAACCATCGTGTATCCACATCGTATGTATAAAATGTGTACGGTTGAGCGAGCAAGGTCAATTGTACTTTTAATCACAGTTTTAGTCGTTTGTTTAAATCTTCATTATTTCTGGACTATAGGACTATCTCTACCAGAGACAAATTCAGATGTTGACCATCGAATGTGCCATAATAATTACCAGCCACAACTTTCTGACGAGATCACTATTATTATTCCACTTTTGGAATTTTTATTGGATAACATTATTCCCTTCATAATGGTAACTGTTTTCGTCTGTATGACTTTAGTAACAATgatatcaaagaaaaaagacGTTAAATTTGACCTAAAAAAGTACATAGTGGACATAAATACATTAATTCAGTTAAGAAAACCTACTGTAATCATGTTAGTTTGGTTTGCCCTCTTAAAGGCATGTCACTGTACAGAACAAACTATACGTTTCATACAAAACCGAACGACAATCGGCCTTATATGGGAAATAAAATACATAGCGATGTTTAATGTCACACTGACTTATTTTTTCATTAGCTTCAAACCATTGATATTTATCGTAATGTGCAAGCAGCTTAGACAAGACATAAAAAAAGGATTATGTAATATTACGAAATGTCTTTGTCGATGGGATTCTTGTGGTCAGAGTCGATATAAATCTTATATTACCCCAGAGACCATGTCTCCAACAGCTGGAGCTTTAATGGCAGTAGACAAACAGTCCAATGGGGACCTCTTGccaaaaattaaatgtacaaatgtGTAA